The following proteins come from a genomic window of Populus nigra chromosome 6, ddPopNigr1.1, whole genome shotgun sequence:
- the LOC133697933 gene encoding elongator complex protein 1-like isoform X2, producing the protein MFGSFISWRGDGKYFATISEASESSALLKKIKVWERDSGALHSTSDSKVFMGAVLDWMPSGAKIAAVYDRKVENRCPDIAFYERNGLVRSSFSIKEAVDATVESLKWNCGSDLVASVVRCEKYDAVKLWFLSNNHWYLKHEVRYSRQDGVRLMWDPVKPLQLICWTLGGQITIYNFTWISAVTENSTALVIDDSKILVTPLSLSLMPPPLHLFSLKFPSAVRDLALYSNNSKNRVAAFLSDGALGVVELPDTDTWEDLEEKEFTVEASISETGFGSFVNLAWLDSHILLAVSHYGFSHSNCASHSSMGEDGLSGFCLQEIELLCSEDHVPSLVTGSGWHAKISHRNYLEGLVIGIAPNPAKKRSAFVQFNGGNVVEYTSMLGLAVTGGSTKHDDMSFSSSCPWMSVAKASDSVSLKPLLFGLDDIGRLHFGGKVLCNNCSSFSCYSNLADQVITHLILSTKQDFLFVVEISDILHGEIELKYENFVHTGNRRKEENMNFINIWERGAKIIGVLHGDDAAVIIQTTRGNLESIHPRKLVLASIVNALIQRRFRDALLLVRRHRIDFNVIVDYCGWQTFLQSASEFVKQVNNLSYITEFICSIKNENIMETLYKNYISTPCQNRAGDVQAKDVMSFDSSSKVSSLLLAIRKALEEQVTESPARELCILTTLARSDPPMLEEALKRIKVIREMELLGSSDPRRTSYPSAEEALKHLLWLSDSDAVFEAALGLYDLNLAAIVAVNSQRDPKEFLPYLQELERMPSLVMCYNIDLRLHRYEKALRHIVSAGDAYYSDCMSLMNKNPQLFPLGLQMITDPAKKMQVLEAWGDHLSDEKCFEDAAITYLCCSSLKNALKAYRACGDWSGVLTVAGLLKLEKDELMQLAHDLCEDLQALGKPGEAAKIALEYCGDVNSGINLLISARDWEEALRVAFMHRQEDLVLEVKNAALDCASTLISEHKEGLEKVGKYLTRYLAVRQRRLLLAAKLQSEERSINDLDDDTVSEASSNFSGMSAYTTGTRKGSAASVTSSVTSKARDMRRQRKRGKIRPGSPDEELALVEHLKGMSLTAGAKNELRSLLFTLVKLGGEEIARKLQLAGENFQLTQMAAVKLAEDTISTDIINEKAHTLEHYIRKMRSELPNLDYFSWRSKVFISP; encoded by the exons ATGTTTGGGAGTTTTATTTCATGGCGAGGTGATGGGAAATATTTTGCTACGATAAGCGAAGCGAGTGAATCTTCTGCCTTGCTTAAGAAGATTAAGGTTTGGGAACGGGATTCGGGTGCATTGCATTCCACATCAGATTCTAAGGTATTTATGGGGGCGGTTTTGGATTGGATGCCAAGTGGAGCGAAAATTGCTGCTGTGTATGATAGAAAAGTGGAGAATAGGTGTCCTGATATTGCTTTCTATGAGAGGAATGGGTTGGTGAGGAGTTCTTTTAGTATTAAAGAAGCAGTTGATGCAACAGTTGAAAGTCTTAAGTGGAATTGTGGTTCGGATCTTGTTGCATCTGTTGTTAGATGTGAGAAATATGATGCTGTTAAGCTCTGGTTTTTGAGCAACAACCATTGGTATTTGAAACATGAAGTTAGATACTCGAGACAGGATGGAGTTAGGCTCATGTGGGATCCAGTAAAGCCACTACAGTTGATTTGTTGGACTCTTGGAGGCCAGATCACAATTTACAACTTCACCTGGATTTCTGCTGTGACGGAGAACTCGACAGCATTGGTCATTGATGACTCCAAAATACTTGTAACTCCACTTTCTTTATCCCTGATGCCACCTCCCCTTCATTTATTCAGCCTCAAATTTCCAAGTGCAGTGAGGGACCTGGCTTTATATTCCAATAATTCTAAGAATAGAGTAGCTGCATTTTTATCAGATGGCGCTTTGGGTGTTGTAGAACTTCCTGACACAGATACATGGGAGGatcttgaagaaaaagaatttaCTGTTGAAGCTTCTATTTCTGAGACAGGTTTTGGATCCTTTGTGAACCTTGCATGGCTGGATTCACACATATTACTTGCCGTTTCTCATTATGGCTTCTCTCATAGTAATTGTGCATCCCACAGTTCAATGGGTGAGGATGGACTTAGTGgtttttgtttgcaggaaaTTGAACTTTTGTGTTCCGAGGATCATGTACCAAGTTTGGTAACAGGATCAGGCTGGCATGCAAAGATTTCCCATAGAAATTATTTGGAAGGGCTTGTGATTGGCATTGCTCCTAATCCTGCCAAGAAACGTTCAGCTTTTGTTCAGTTTAACGGTGGAAATGTTGTTGAGTACACTTCAATGTTGGGCTTGGCTGTTACTGGAGGTTCAACAAAACATGATGATATGAGCTTTTCATCATCTTGCCCTTGGATGAGTGTGGCTAAGGCCAGTGACAGTGTGTCATTAAAGCCCTTGCTTTTTGGTCTTGATGACATTGGGAGGCTGCATTTTGGTGGGAAAGTACTATGCAACAACTGCAGTAGTTTCTCATGCTACTCAAATTTGGCTGACCAAGTAATCACTCATTTGATACTTTCAACCAAACAAGACTTTCTCTTTGTTGTGGAAATCAGTGATATACTGCATGGAGAAATAGAGTTAAAATACGAGAACTTTGTCCACACCGGTaacagaagaaaagaagaaaatatgaacTTCATAAATATTTGGGAAAGAGGTGCCAAAATTATTGGTGTCCTGCATGGCGATGATGCTGCTGTTATTATACAGACAACTCGGGGAAATCTGGAAAGCATTCACCCTAGAAAGCTGGTTCTTGCTTCAATTGTCAATGCTTTGATCCAAAGGCGTTTTAGGGATGCACTGCTTTTGGTCAGACGGCATAGAATAGATTTCAATGTTATCGTTGACTATTGTGGATGGCAAACTTTTCTTCAGTCAGCTTCAGAATTTGTCAAACAGGTTAACAATTTGAGCTATATAACCGAGTTCATTTGTTCCATAAAGAATGAAAACATTATGGAAACCCTATACAAAAATTATATCTCTACACCCTGCCAAAACAGAGCTGGAGATGTTCAAGCTAAGGATGTCATGAGCTTTGATAGTTCCAGCAAGGTTTCTTCTCTCCTCCTGGCAATAAGGAAGGCTCTTGAGGAACAAGTCACCGAAAGCCCTGCAAGGGAGCTTTGCATTCTAACCACTCTAGCTCGCAGTGATCCTCCTATGCTCGAAGAAGCTTTGAAAAGAATCAAAGTTATTCGTGAAATGGAATTATTAGGTTCAAGTGACCCTAGGAGAACCTCTTATCCATCTGCTGAAGAAGCTCTGAAGCATCTGTTGTGGTTATCTGATTCCGATGCTGTATTTGAAGCTGCCTTGGGACTTTATGATTTGAACCTTGCAGCTATTGTGGCAGTGAACTCTCAAAGAGACCCAAAGGAATTTCTTCCTTATCTACAAGAATTAGAACGCATGCCAAGCCTGGTAATGTGCTACAATATTGACCTTCGGTTACACCGGTACGAGAAGGCTCTCAGACACATTGTTTCCGCTGGTGATGCATATTATTCAGATTGTATGAGCCTCATGAACAAAAATCCTCAATTATTTCCTCTGGGCCTTCAAATGATCACTGATCCTGCAAAGAAAATGCAGGTCCTTGAGGCCTGGGGCGATCATCTTAGTGATGAAAAATGCTTTGAGGATGCCGCGATAACTTATCTGTGTTGTTCCAGTTTGAAAAATGCCTTGAAGGCATATCGCGCTTGTGGTGATTGGAGTGGGGTGCTTACTGTTGCTGGGCTCCTCAAACTGGAAAAGGACGAGTTAATGCAACTTGCTCATGATCTTTGTGAAGATCTCCAAGCACTCGGTAAACCAGGAGAAGCTGCCAAAATTGCTCTGGAGTATTGTGGAGATGTTAACAGTgggattaatttattaattagtgCAAGGGACTGGGAGGAGGCTTTGAGGGTTGCTTTCATGCATAGGCAAGAGGATCTGGTATTGGAAGTGAAGAATGCAGCTTTAGATTGTGCAAGCACACTAATCAGTGAACACAAGGAAGGCTTGGAGAAGGTAGGGAAGTACTTGACTCGCTATTTAGCTGTTCGACAGAGAAGATTACTTCTGGCAGCAAAGCTTCAGTCAGAGGAACGGTCAATAAATGATCTGGATGATGATACTGTTTCAGAAGCTAGCAGTAACTTCAGTGGCATGAGTGCCTACACCACAGG AACAAGGAAGGGCTCTGCTGCTTCTGTAACCTCCAGTGTCACTAGCAAGGCAAGAGACATGAGGCGTCAGCGGAAGAGAGGAAAAATTCGCCCTGGCAG CCCTGATGAGGAGTTAGCACTGGTAGAGCATTTGAAAGGCATGTCTCTAACAGCTGGAGCAAAGAATGAGCTTAGATCTTTATTGTTTACCCTTGTGAAGCTTGGTGGTGAAGAAATAGCAAGAAAGCTACAATTGGCTGGAGAGAATTTTCAACTTACTCAGATGGCAGCAGTCAAACTAGCAGAAGATACAATTTCTACTGATATCATAAATGAGAAGGCACACACTTTGGAGCATTACATTCGGAAAATGAGAAGTGAACTGCCaaatttggattatttttcttGGCGATCTAAAGTTTTCATTTCTCCTTAA
- the LOC133697933 gene encoding elongator complex protein 1-like isoform X1: MKNLKLYREISQNLELQSPQEVLLFSAFDIERNRLFFASSANIIYTAHLSSFQNGKSKGLLLPSEINQIELEDGDLITAFDYLMEKEALIIGTENGLLLLHNIDDNSTEIVGQVEGGVKCISPSPDGDLLAILTGFRQVLVMTHDWDLLYEIAVEEKENYGDGPDVRELDGKNMFGSFISWRGDGKYFATISEASESSALLKKIKVWERDSGALHSTSDSKVFMGAVLDWMPSGAKIAAVYDRKVENRCPDIAFYERNGLVRSSFSIKEAVDATVESLKWNCGSDLVASVVRCEKYDAVKLWFLSNNHWYLKHEVRYSRQDGVRLMWDPVKPLQLICWTLGGQITIYNFTWISAVTENSTALVIDDSKILVTPLSLSLMPPPLHLFSLKFPSAVRDLALYSNNSKNRVAAFLSDGALGVVELPDTDTWEDLEEKEFTVEASISETGFGSFVNLAWLDSHILLAVSHYGFSHSNCASHSSMGEDGLSGFCLQEIELLCSEDHVPSLVTGSGWHAKISHRNYLEGLVIGIAPNPAKKRSAFVQFNGGNVVEYTSMLGLAVTGGSTKHDDMSFSSSCPWMSVAKASDSVSLKPLLFGLDDIGRLHFGGKVLCNNCSSFSCYSNLADQVITHLILSTKQDFLFVVEISDILHGEIELKYENFVHTGNRRKEENMNFINIWERGAKIIGVLHGDDAAVIIQTTRGNLESIHPRKLVLASIVNALIQRRFRDALLLVRRHRIDFNVIVDYCGWQTFLQSASEFVKQVNNLSYITEFICSIKNENIMETLYKNYISTPCQNRAGDVQAKDVMSFDSSSKVSSLLLAIRKALEEQVTESPARELCILTTLARSDPPMLEEALKRIKVIREMELLGSSDPRRTSYPSAEEALKHLLWLSDSDAVFEAALGLYDLNLAAIVAVNSQRDPKEFLPYLQELERMPSLVMCYNIDLRLHRYEKALRHIVSAGDAYYSDCMSLMNKNPQLFPLGLQMITDPAKKMQVLEAWGDHLSDEKCFEDAAITYLCCSSLKNALKAYRACGDWSGVLTVAGLLKLEKDELMQLAHDLCEDLQALGKPGEAAKIALEYCGDVNSGINLLISARDWEEALRVAFMHRQEDLVLEVKNAALDCASTLISEHKEGLEKVGKYLTRYLAVRQRRLLLAAKLQSEERSINDLDDDTVSEASSNFSGMSAYTTGTRKGSAASVTSSVTSKARDMRRQRKRGKIRPGSPDEELALVEHLKGMSLTAGAKNELRSLLFTLVKLGGEEIARKLQLAGENFQLTQMAAVKLAEDTISTDIINEKAHTLEHYIRKMRSELPNLDYFSWRSKVFISP; the protein is encoded by the exons ATGAAAAACCTGAAGTTATATAGGGAGATTTCTCAGAATCTGGAATTACAATCGCCACAAGAAGTTCTCCTCTTCTCCGCTTTCGATATCGAACGCAACCGCCTCTTCTTCGCTTCTTCGGCCAATATCATTTACACAGCTCACCTTTCTTCTTTCCAG AATGGAAAATCAAAAGGCTTGCTATTACCGTCGGAgattaatcaaattgaattgGAAGACGGAGACTTAATCACTGCATTTGATTACCTGATGGAGAAAGAAGCCTTAATTATTGGAACTGAAAATGGACTTTTATTATTgcataatattgatgataattcTACTGAAATCGTCGGTCAAGTTGAAGGCGGGGTTAAGTGTATCTCGCCGAGTCCCGATGGAGATTTGCTTGCTATTCTTACTGGTTTCAGACAAGTGTTAGTTATGACTCATGATTGGGATTTGTTGTATGAAATCGCGGTTGAGGAGAAGGAAAATTACGGTGATGGTCCTGACGTAC GTGAATTGGATGGAAAGAATATGTTTGGGAGTTTTATTTCATGGCGAGGTGATGGGAAATATTTTGCTACGATAAGCGAAGCGAGTGAATCTTCTGCCTTGCTTAAGAAGATTAAGGTTTGGGAACGGGATTCGGGTGCATTGCATTCCACATCAGATTCTAAGGTATTTATGGGGGCGGTTTTGGATTGGATGCCAAGTGGAGCGAAAATTGCTGCTGTGTATGATAGAAAAGTGGAGAATAGGTGTCCTGATATTGCTTTCTATGAGAGGAATGGGTTGGTGAGGAGTTCTTTTAGTATTAAAGAAGCAGTTGATGCAACAGTTGAAAGTCTTAAGTGGAATTGTGGTTCGGATCTTGTTGCATCTGTTGTTAGATGTGAGAAATATGATGCTGTTAAGCTCTGGTTTTTGAGCAACAACCATTGGTATTTGAAACATGAAGTTAGATACTCGAGACAGGATGGAGTTAGGCTCATGTGGGATCCAGTAAAGCCACTACAGTTGATTTGTTGGACTCTTGGAGGCCAGATCACAATTTACAACTTCACCTGGATTTCTGCTGTGACGGAGAACTCGACAGCATTGGTCATTGATGACTCCAAAATACTTGTAACTCCACTTTCTTTATCCCTGATGCCACCTCCCCTTCATTTATTCAGCCTCAAATTTCCAAGTGCAGTGAGGGACCTGGCTTTATATTCCAATAATTCTAAGAATAGAGTAGCTGCATTTTTATCAGATGGCGCTTTGGGTGTTGTAGAACTTCCTGACACAGATACATGGGAGGatcttgaagaaaaagaatttaCTGTTGAAGCTTCTATTTCTGAGACAGGTTTTGGATCCTTTGTGAACCTTGCATGGCTGGATTCACACATATTACTTGCCGTTTCTCATTATGGCTTCTCTCATAGTAATTGTGCATCCCACAGTTCAATGGGTGAGGATGGACTTAGTGgtttttgtttgcaggaaaTTGAACTTTTGTGTTCCGAGGATCATGTACCAAGTTTGGTAACAGGATCAGGCTGGCATGCAAAGATTTCCCATAGAAATTATTTGGAAGGGCTTGTGATTGGCATTGCTCCTAATCCTGCCAAGAAACGTTCAGCTTTTGTTCAGTTTAACGGTGGAAATGTTGTTGAGTACACTTCAATGTTGGGCTTGGCTGTTACTGGAGGTTCAACAAAACATGATGATATGAGCTTTTCATCATCTTGCCCTTGGATGAGTGTGGCTAAGGCCAGTGACAGTGTGTCATTAAAGCCCTTGCTTTTTGGTCTTGATGACATTGGGAGGCTGCATTTTGGTGGGAAAGTACTATGCAACAACTGCAGTAGTTTCTCATGCTACTCAAATTTGGCTGACCAAGTAATCACTCATTTGATACTTTCAACCAAACAAGACTTTCTCTTTGTTGTGGAAATCAGTGATATACTGCATGGAGAAATAGAGTTAAAATACGAGAACTTTGTCCACACCGGTaacagaagaaaagaagaaaatatgaacTTCATAAATATTTGGGAAAGAGGTGCCAAAATTATTGGTGTCCTGCATGGCGATGATGCTGCTGTTATTATACAGACAACTCGGGGAAATCTGGAAAGCATTCACCCTAGAAAGCTGGTTCTTGCTTCAATTGTCAATGCTTTGATCCAAAGGCGTTTTAGGGATGCACTGCTTTTGGTCAGACGGCATAGAATAGATTTCAATGTTATCGTTGACTATTGTGGATGGCAAACTTTTCTTCAGTCAGCTTCAGAATTTGTCAAACAGGTTAACAATTTGAGCTATATAACCGAGTTCATTTGTTCCATAAAGAATGAAAACATTATGGAAACCCTATACAAAAATTATATCTCTACACCCTGCCAAAACAGAGCTGGAGATGTTCAAGCTAAGGATGTCATGAGCTTTGATAGTTCCAGCAAGGTTTCTTCTCTCCTCCTGGCAATAAGGAAGGCTCTTGAGGAACAAGTCACCGAAAGCCCTGCAAGGGAGCTTTGCATTCTAACCACTCTAGCTCGCAGTGATCCTCCTATGCTCGAAGAAGCTTTGAAAAGAATCAAAGTTATTCGTGAAATGGAATTATTAGGTTCAAGTGACCCTAGGAGAACCTCTTATCCATCTGCTGAAGAAGCTCTGAAGCATCTGTTGTGGTTATCTGATTCCGATGCTGTATTTGAAGCTGCCTTGGGACTTTATGATTTGAACCTTGCAGCTATTGTGGCAGTGAACTCTCAAAGAGACCCAAAGGAATTTCTTCCTTATCTACAAGAATTAGAACGCATGCCAAGCCTGGTAATGTGCTACAATATTGACCTTCGGTTACACCGGTACGAGAAGGCTCTCAGACACATTGTTTCCGCTGGTGATGCATATTATTCAGATTGTATGAGCCTCATGAACAAAAATCCTCAATTATTTCCTCTGGGCCTTCAAATGATCACTGATCCTGCAAAGAAAATGCAGGTCCTTGAGGCCTGGGGCGATCATCTTAGTGATGAAAAATGCTTTGAGGATGCCGCGATAACTTATCTGTGTTGTTCCAGTTTGAAAAATGCCTTGAAGGCATATCGCGCTTGTGGTGATTGGAGTGGGGTGCTTACTGTTGCTGGGCTCCTCAAACTGGAAAAGGACGAGTTAATGCAACTTGCTCATGATCTTTGTGAAGATCTCCAAGCACTCGGTAAACCAGGAGAAGCTGCCAAAATTGCTCTGGAGTATTGTGGAGATGTTAACAGTgggattaatttattaattagtgCAAGGGACTGGGAGGAGGCTTTGAGGGTTGCTTTCATGCATAGGCAAGAGGATCTGGTATTGGAAGTGAAGAATGCAGCTTTAGATTGTGCAAGCACACTAATCAGTGAACACAAGGAAGGCTTGGAGAAGGTAGGGAAGTACTTGACTCGCTATTTAGCTGTTCGACAGAGAAGATTACTTCTGGCAGCAAAGCTTCAGTCAGAGGAACGGTCAATAAATGATCTGGATGATGATACTGTTTCAGAAGCTAGCAGTAACTTCAGTGGCATGAGTGCCTACACCACAGG AACAAGGAAGGGCTCTGCTGCTTCTGTAACCTCCAGTGTCACTAGCAAGGCAAGAGACATGAGGCGTCAGCGGAAGAGAGGAAAAATTCGCCCTGGCAG CCCTGATGAGGAGTTAGCACTGGTAGAGCATTTGAAAGGCATGTCTCTAACAGCTGGAGCAAAGAATGAGCTTAGATCTTTATTGTTTACCCTTGTGAAGCTTGGTGGTGAAGAAATAGCAAGAAAGCTACAATTGGCTGGAGAGAATTTTCAACTTACTCAGATGGCAGCAGTCAAACTAGCAGAAGATACAATTTCTACTGATATCATAAATGAGAAGGCACACACTTTGGAGCATTACATTCGGAAAATGAGAAGTGAACTGCCaaatttggattatttttcttGGCGATCTAAAGTTTTCATTTCTCCTTAA